The Lolium rigidum isolate FL_2022 chromosome 1, APGP_CSIRO_Lrig_0.1, whole genome shotgun sequence region cggaaaaccttccggagccgccgccatcgcgaagccaagatgccggGGAcagagagtctccgttccggcacactgccggagcggggaagtgcccccggaaggcttctccatcgacaccgctgccatctccaccgccatcttcatcaccgctgttgctcccatgaggagggagtagttctccatcgaggctcggggctgtaccggtagctatgtggttcatctctctcctatgtacttcaatacaataatctcatgagctgccttacatgattgagattcatatgatgatgcttgtaatctagatgtcactatgctagtcaagtgagttttacttatgtgatctccgggagactccttgtcccacgtgtgtaaaggtgacgagtgtgtgcaccgtgtgggtctcttaggctatatttcacgaatacttattcactcgttgaatggcatagtgaggtgcttatttatatctctttatgattgcaatgtgtttgtatcacaatttatctatgtgctactctagcaatgttattaaagtagttttattcctcctgcacgtgtgcaaaggtgacgagtgtgtgcaccgtgttagtacttggtttatgctatgatcatgatctcttgtagattgcgaagttaactattgctatgataatattgatgtgatctattcctcctacatatgcatgaaggtgacagagtgtgcatgctatgttagtacttggtttagtcttttgatctatcttacactaaaggttactaaaatatgagcattattgtggagcttgttaactccggcattgagggttcgtgtaatcctacgcaatgtgttcatcatccaacaaaagtgtagagtatgcatttatctattctgttatgtgatcaatgttgagagtgtccactagtgaaagtctaatccctaggccttgttcctaaatatcgctatcgctgcttgtttactcgttttcattgcgttactactgctgcgttactatcgcttgtttatcgtcccgggcaaagcacttttccggtgccgttgctactcgcttattcataccacctgtatttcactatctcttcgccgaactagtgcacctattaggtgtgttggggacacaagagacttcttgctttgtggttgcggggttgcatgagagggatatctttgacctcttcctccctgagatcgataaaccttgggtaatccacttaagggaaacttgctgctgttctacaaacctctgctcttggaggcccaacactgtctacaagaatagaagctcccgtagacatcacgcgcgaacttctcccagccgatgttgaggtacatcttgccacgtgcgtcgtagatcacgtcgacgatccaccggtagtagccgcacgaagcctcccgcagatgcatcgtgcgcgggcggtcgttgccggcgacgtactcggcgaaggagtccggcagcctctggatgccgcgtgggtcgaccttgaggacgaggatgaactcgaacaacacgcccggcttcacgtccatctccgacgatgaagacgacagcgtggcaggcgacggcgagcgtgcagctctgtcgCGGCCACGAACATGACCACGAGCACGACCACGACAAcgaccgcgagctcggcctccgcctctaccagacatggcgtcgactcttgttgagatggtggcggctagggttggggagagatgcgctagggtttgtgtgtgagagggacgatgagaggcggccctttttataggccggagggatgcgggggagcggtggcgctcattaacgccggcacgcagagctaggcgtgaCGAGACGCGTCaccgcgcctctgcgggaactgcaccgtcgctgcgcaccaataacttccgtcgcgaggtaggcgacagttagATTAAAATttgttgtgccgctgacgggtcagccccgccactccccgcctcgcttttcggtgtgtccggcgtccccggtgcgtcccctgtggggcggggacgggctcggggcgccggacaccgtatcgggacgcgccggacaaaattggcTTTAAGGGACGCGTctggaaccgttttttggtccggcgcgcccgaaattgttttggaggacgcgactggagatgctcttatgtccaAGAAACTATGGTGAAAACTTGATAGTTCGAAAATTCTATGTATTTTTCATGTGGTGGCCGGAAGCAGATACAATCTTTTATTGTTATTTCTATGTTTCTTTCGTTGAGTTTCAACACGTTTATTTGTTATTATTATAATTATAATTTATATTTATTATGAAGCAACGACAAATGTGGTGCTTCTAGAACCCGAGATTATGGGACCTCAGTATTTTTTTTAAATACTgataatgtatttaaaattttcagaaaaaatgaATTTAGTTCTGCACAAGATAATAAAGTTGTTTCCTATACACGGGTAAAAAGTTATTACATAATACGttgtattttaggctacacaaaaacaaaacaaaaatactatgtGGCTCTAAAGAGGAAAAATAATGTCAATTTTGATCCGCACTAACATGTTGATCCGCACTAACACTTCGTCCTTGTCAATCACATTGCTACCCGAAGCATGTTGGGTTCGTGGACAAGTCCATAGTAAACTATGCTCGGATGAAGATTATCTTCACGGCCAGATTTGTTAGCAAGAGACAACTTACGAGCCAATATGAATGTATTGAATATGGTAGCCTTCTACCAGGTGAGAGGAGGGCATGGCTATGCAAACATTTtccttgttgttgcttctttgtTGTTCATCATCATTTGTCGGTGCTGGTCATGATCTCATGATGATATCGCATATATTTGGGAGGTGGTCTAATATCCTTGCATTATCTAAGGCTTGATTAAACATGGTCTTTGGTCTAAAATTTGATGAAACTTGATGGAGATGGTATATACTAACCTCTCCTAAGATGAACTGTGCATCACCTGTTAGGGTAATTGTTATATAAGTTGGTGTTGCCTATTACCACCCCTTTTGATAAACTGAATGTTACAATGTGTTACTATTCAGTCACACTTGCTAGAATAACCTTGTCACTCCAATGAAGAGGTTATCATATTAGCCTCTGCCCTCTAGTGTGCAACCAAACAATAGTTGGTTTGGATGTTCACAACCAATCAAACAAAAAGGGTAAAATTGCCTCTCCGGTGTAGAATAAGCCTTCCTATGCCACTAAGCGAAATGTAGATTTTAGCCTAGAGCTTGTTTTCAACGGGCTAACATCCACAGTCTACCCCGTGAATCGCCAAAATCAGTCCAAACAACCAAACACGCTCTAGAAAACTTAAGCAGAATGAATCCACATCAAAGTCACACTATACGCGCACCGGCCAGTAACATAAACTGCTCCTCACAACACATGCATTTCCTACATCGCCATGGCAGCGGtactattagagcatctccagtcgcgaccTTAAAAAAAGTCCGGCACCACGATTTGGGACGCGTTTAGAGACGACTAAAAGAGACTAAAAATCTGTAAAAAAGGAGATCCTTCCCAGCCATATGACTCAAACATCATCCGGATGCATGTATTTTAATAGAGGAGACCACTTCATGtgagaaaagtaggtgagagaaagtgtgtgaAAAAAAAATGACATGTGGTGACTAGGGGTTGCATGCATGCGTCCGGACCATGTTTTTGTGTtcgtatagagtctctaccggaaacgccggacaaaaaatgagGCGCTATTTAACTTCGGGGAACGCGGCTGTAAAGCatttttctccatttcttgtccaTCGGACGCGACCgtagatgctcttagggcatctccaacggggtgacgcagagcgaccgtttgcgtttgcccgggccgaaaatgcgtctggtaccacctccagcggggcgacgcataatGACCGggcgtccgcagcgacgcaaacgtggcccaaatatgcgtcaggtttacgTCTCTGGGACGCTGCGCGGATGCAGCGGTCATCccccggtcctcgcacgggcccgcctggcaggggcACAGATGCTTCGTCTTTCGCAACATTACTTACGGGTGACGAGCTGCAGCTTTTCCAGGGCCGCGTTAATAGCGCGCCTCGGCTTCCACGAGCGTGCGCTACTGGGCGGCGTCGCAGTGGCATGACATTGAAGACGAGATGACGTTCGAGCCTCTTAAAGGAACGTTgtcggcgcccatttccccgaccacaccattgccagagcCCGCACTATCCACTCGACTgatgccatggggaagaaatgatggccgttccgcaagaccaagaacgatcatgaggctagcggctcgcggtccgcaGGGGCGGAGGCagggggcgagcaggggctagaccccccccccccaatggtTCGCCCCCCTCAACATCGTACATCAGCTGGTATAGTGTATGTGCGCTACAGAAGCTTTATTAATCAGCCCAAACGTCATTCAGTTGACCTGGGTCTAGCTAATTAGAGGCCCAGTAGCCCATCTGCCAAGACCATCGTGGTCTGATGTTGTTTCTCCGTACCATAATACTACTCTGTCCATCGGCCTAGGGTACCTGTTGCTGCATCTTCCGCCGCCTCCGCTGCTATCCAGTGGCGCCAGGAGACGAGACCAGGAGATGGCCTCGGTGCCTTGCCGTGCCGGCGTCCGTCCGGCTGGCCGCCACGGCGTTGTGACATCGAATCGATTGCACAAAAGCCCGCCCTTCTGTTCATCACGTAAGGTTGTTTTCCTACTAGGTAGATAGTGCTTTTTTCTATATGACAGACAACGACATGTCACTCTTGGTTAACTAGCACACTAGCATATATATCTATTTCTCTTAGTTTTGTTATTATTGCTCATTGGCTCCCTTAATCCAAGATTTTAGGAAGAAGTTCAAAATGgaactatggagaatgtggtgagAGATGTGTATAATATATAATCCGACTACAACGACCAAATCAATTATCGATATTGACAACATAGACTACTAAATGGAATAATTTTAAATcataagaagaaaaggaagacaaCAGTAATTATAAAACTTGGTTCTAAATCTGTTCAGCTCTTATGATATTGCAAACATGTTCGATGAGACTAACAGTTGAAAAGTTAAATTTAAGTAAAAAACATGTATTCTGTACGGTGATCGACGAGGCTAGCAATTTGATATTATAAACGTATGGATGAAGCTAACATacaatttttttctctttttttttttgtaattatcgTCTTTCTCGCCCCCCCTATACttaaatcctggctccgcccctggcggtccggcaagaagccacGGGTCAGGCGGTACGTCCGCGTCGAGCTTGCGCGCCGCCTTTCGGAGGAAAACCGGacggtgccatggccggacgcaaacctgcctggaggggactggtacctcaactccaggcgcgtACCGGTCcacccgtgccgcgcgagggccgagagcgccgtcgccgagcgatcttgccgccggaactCCGGgaagatccggcgtacgcgctcaactcctaTAACTGGATCTCGtttgggacgtgggagttcgacgcgccgcCGCGCTAgctacctcggcgacgtcgagtacgtcgaccgcgagatcgccgtggaagaagaagataacgaccaggaggacgcggacgaggacgatgacgagcaCGCGGAATGCGTAGACtaagaccacgacgacggcgggccggcgtgggatccggagacccatccGACGGACATtatcgaggaggaggccattgccatggcattggccaatagcgagctcaacgagctcaatGAGCTGGGacaggctcgcaatccagctccgagAGTTCGCGCTcacgcaggggaggccggcgactcctccggccacgccgacgcgttccaacgaccgcgctccggctgctgctccggcctgggattcgtggccaccttcaccacagcctcaTGCGCAGGCGACGGCCTGGCCGCAGTTGCCGCAGCCTACCCTAACTCCTCCACCGTtggcgtaccagcttccatggccgacgccggagttcatcgacctcgtcagcgacgacgaccagaaGGCAGTACCTAGTTTTACCACGTCTTTATAGCCTTTTaatgttttttattaatgtaaattatgacttTTATGAATGAGGAAAAAATTTATGCGTCGTGGCGCTGGAGCCACCCGACCCGAACTGACgtacggtcgatttcgaccatttaaaACGACCCAAATGGATGCAACGCGTCCGTTTGGCCGTCCAAAATGTGtctccccgctggagatgcccctcTTAGTACCACCGTTCCAGTGTTGAAAGTTAATACTGCTGGTGCACTCGTCGTGGAATCGGGGGAGGACATAGAATTTACTCCAACAGTGCTTCCAGTTCCGTTCACCCCAGGTACTACCACTATTTCTCGCAATTCACAGGTACAATCACAGTTCCAAAGGATGCTGGAGCTCAAAAGTCAGACACGCACCTATTTCTTGCAAAGCCATAAAGGTGTGAGGCAGGACCCTTGGATCCGAGAAAGGCAGACCAGGATATCCTCAGAATGGAAAAAAATcagaaagagaaaaaagaacaTTAGTTAAGGGAAAGAATCTTGctgtcaattttatctttatctgAAGAAGAATCAGTGGCGAAGGACAGGGTGGTGGTCAAAAGGCAGGCCAAACCAGACAATTAAGACAACCAAATAAGAAAAAATAGTACTCCAGTGTACTACACCAAGAAAATAACAAGAAAGTGGTCTATTTCATCCTGTGctgatagagagagagaggggaagcaGGAGGACCGgaggagagtgggaggaagacagACTCACCAGCAAAGCAGCGCAACTGCACAAGAGACACGATATCCCGGAAGGAAACCGCACAAAAAGCTTCTTGTCTCTCTTCGCTGTTGCTTCCAAAGATTTGATCATTCCTTTGTTGCTGTTAGAGCACCGAATTGTTTGTGCGGGGAGATCAGAAGATCCAAAAGATAGTACAGAGGGGAATAATAAATCCTTTTTGGCGAGATTCGCGTGGGGAGTTGGGTGTTAGGACCACTCATAAATTCCGCCTGTTCTTTCAGATCTGCTCCGTGCTCTTCTCGCTTTTGCAACTGCAAGAACGACTTCTCCCCTCCAGGACAGGGCAACTGCTCCCGCTCCTCGAGCTCCAGTTCTGAGAGAAAAAAATCTTTTCTTGTTTTTCAGTTCATTTCCCCTTGGAAAAGACTGAATTTTTGGTTAGGAGTTTGTTGTTCGTGTTGACTTCGTTCTGTGTGAGTCCAGTCCCAACCCAGGGGGGGGAGGCTGTTCTTGAAGAATCCCACACTACTGGAGCAGAAATCGGTTTAGTCAGCTCCGGTCGGCTGTTGCTCAACTCTGCCGATTTGTTCTGACCCACTCCTCCGATGGGCAACGCGTTCGCGTCGTGCATGTCGGGCAAGCAGCACCGGGGCGCGGCCCTGGCGTCGCGCAGCAAGCGGATGGGGAGCGCGCGGACACCGCGGGGCGGGGCCGCCAAGCTgacgccggcggaggaggagatgCTGCACCGCCAGGCGCTCGCCATGGCCATCCACCAGCACCTCGACGCCGGAGGCTCCATGTCGCGCCGCATCGACGCCGGCGGTGCCTCCATGTCCCGCCGGATCGGCCCTGGCAACACCAGCTCCCGCCGCCACGGCAACCTCCCGGACTCCGTCACGAATGCCAAGACTGTAAGGCTCCCCACCCTTCGCTCTTTCTTTCCGCTCTTTCATGTTCCCTTGTTGCAGCCTTGCTATGTTTTCTTGCTTCGCAAATATTTACAATATGCCAGCAAGTTCATTGTCAATGCAAGTATGCAATTGCACGACGTTGGTAACATTTTGTTCTTCCATTATCTCAAAGAAATTATGTGAATTATAGAGTTCGGTCCAGCTGCAATCTGTGCTTAGTTAGGTATAGTACCAAACTTTTCAATTGGCAAGTGTTTTGCAGGACCAGTTGGCCTTCTGGCGGTCTGGCCCTAAATGATTTGGTATTTAGCATAGTGAATTATCTCTTTGTTGTTTAAGTTGTTTGGTCGGCAAAATCCTGTCACTATCAGGGTGATACCACAAGATTGTGAGTTACCTGCTTTGCTGAATTGTTTATATTTGTCTGCTCTACGTTTTGCCACTTGACTAGTAGATTGGTTCTTAGTTTGGATTGCCTTAAATGGGTTGGGGATGAGTTGTCTACCATCTATGTGTGTACTTGTATCTTTGTTGAAGGACACATTCatgttttttgttatttttttccaTGGTTTCTTTGTTTGGGTTGATTATGAGTTGTAGCCAGCAGCAAGTTCATGTCTATTATATAATTGAGCGTGAAGTATTATCATGAATGGAAGATGTGGTTTCTATGCTTGCTTGCTTGTTGCTGCTATCTTATTACTACTAAGATATGTTGATGTAAAGCTCCCAATGGCGACACGCTTTGCTGTTAAACTTCATCATTCTTATTAATGATTAATCAATTATGTTATCTGTTGATAGTTTGAGCTCGTTCTAAGCCTCTGGAATCTCACACccatattttcaaaatttgaattataTGGATTATTATGCTTACCACTATATTCGAAAAAGCATGTGTGTACAACTGTGGATTCATACATAAGACATGCTATGTATTCATGGTGAAACCTTACAAGTTACATACCATTAGGACTACAAGACAATACTATGAGTCCATGACCTCTGCAGCTGCCTCACAAGTTGACAGCATTGTTCCCATTTCGTAATATTGTTCTCTCTTAATTGATTACTGAATCTACTAGTTCTGTATATTCTAGTAGGCTTGAATCAGTAGCTTAACTGTTTATTGCTGGTCAAGATTTTGCTCCCAACTATATTCAAGTTCTTTGTCTTCAGCCTTGTCTACTTGTCTACATCCAAATTAAGAAGCAGAGCCACAATATTATCATGCAAGCTATGTTGTTTTTTGAGAAAGTAGAAAAGCTTGCATCTCGTGGCCTCGATACTAAGATTAAGCCATCACAATCAAACACCAAAACAAGGCTACAAGAGCTAGATGGATACTACAACAGACACATCAACAATGGCTCCAGCCTTCACGCCAATCATTGCCGCCTCACTCGGATAGAAGTTATGTTTATAGTTCTTATTAAAAAAAACATCAACAGTAGTGCTGGCATATGCTTCTACATGGTCATGGGCATCTTGCGGTGCATAATCTTAGGAGTTAGGTCCTACCTTACAGTAGTAGTAGTGATCCCCTTTTGCCCTTTTACTTATTTATTTGTTCCTCCTTGTTTAACACTTTGCTCTAGCAACCAAGGACTAGTTTGCATGGGTTGTGGACTATGTGTTCTTTTGAACCGATTACAGTTCTTGTTGTTTATTTCCTTTTGGAATGACACTTTCAGGTCCAAGTTGTTTTAGAGAATTTAGAAACCAAGAAAATCGTTCTTGTCCATGGGGAAGGATTTGGCGCTTGGTGTTGGTACAAGACCATCTCTCTCTTGGAGGAAGCTGGTCTTGACCCTGTTGCCTTAGACCTAGCAGGTTCTGGCATAGACCACACTGATGCAAATAGCATAGCTACGTTGGAAGAGTACTCAAAGCCCCTAATTGATTACCTCCGTGAACTCCCTGAGAATGAGAAGGTGAGTACTGCATCTGTTTTTCCTCATATCTGCATTAAGAATGAACTGGGTATCTGAGCGGTGTGTTCATGTTGAAACTTATGCAGGTAGTTTTGGTCGGTCATAGCTGTGGAGGTGCAAGTGTGTCATATGCCTTAGAACACTGCCCAGAAAAGATCTCAAAGGCTGTATTTCTTACCGCCACAATGGTAAAGGATAGCCAGAAGCCCTTTGACGTGTTCTCTGAAGAAGTATGCACTCCCTTGATGTGACCTCATGCACCTTTATGTTCTTGTTGAGCCACAACTCACATGATGTTGTATTTTGCAGCTTGCATCGGCAGATGTTTTCTTGCAAGAATCACAGTTTTTACTGTATGGAAATGGGAAGGACAAGCCTCCAACTGGGCTCAGGTTTGACAAACAGCAGATCAAGGGGTTATATTTCAACCAGAGTCCTTCTAAGGTACAGTCTACTGTACTCATATGTTGTCGATTGAGAAGTACCGTGGCATCTATTATCATGCCAATCTCTGTTTTCTGTGGACAAAGTGTAGCTAACAAGTCTTAGCATGTTGTTCTAGGATATCGCACTGGCCGCTGTGTCCATGAGGCCCATCCCCTTAGCCCCAATCATGGAGAAACTCGCCCTCACCGCAGAGAAGTACGGCACTGTCCGCCGCTACTTCATCCAGACGCTTGACGACCACATGCTGTCGCCTGACGCCCAGGAGAAGCTTGTCCGGGAGAACCCGCCTGATGGGATCTTCAAGATAAAGGGCGGCGACCACTGCCCCTTCTTCTCGAAGCCACAGTCCCTTCACAAGATCTTGGTCGAGATTGCACAGATCCAAGCTCCGGCAACGCTGTTGCCGGGTAAAGCCATTTCAGAAGAAGTAGAAGAAAACGCGGAGAAATCATGACTGCCAGAACGTCATGTATGTACATGAAATGAGTAGCACATAGGTCGCAATTGGCAAAAGGAGATACAGGGGGTAATCGGAATCAGCCACTCTGGCAGTCAGCCAGAGAGCAGAATAAAATGTAGTTAGTTGAAGAGatgttcctttttttcttttgtaacGATTAAGTATAGTGGATGGGCCTGTGAGAGATGTTTTTACCATGTGCATTATATCTTCAGTCATCATCAGAAGTTCACAACATTGTCTTACCAGGTTTCTCAGGAGTAATTAGTCTTATGTCAAGTCTAAGGATAACCAATAATAATCTCTCTTTGCAACACATGTCGTGTGGCATGCTTGGCATGTGTCACAGTATAAGAGTTTTGGCAGGATTTATAGTCTTCCCAGGTTTGGGATCAATGGGTTGTTGTACAATTTTGTTCCAAATCCAAAAATTCAAACTGAAATTTGTTTAACCGAGCGTCCAAATATCGAACAGTTTTCACCGTTGTGTTTGTTGTGTGGAAATTTCCGAAACTGCCCAAGGCATTTGCAACTGAATCTTGAGATCCTTAGCGCCGGCTTTGGCCCAACGAGAGCCCTCAGATGATTTCCAACACTGCATCAACAGTTATAGTTCCATGGATCTACAGTATTTTGCAATATTTGGTATTCTCTCGTTTTGTATTGGTATTAGATCATTTACTAgctgaatacccgtgcgttgctacggtctactaaataaataaaatatgtttaattaatTTTAAATATTTTCTTTTCTATGTCCACTAATCTCCTACTTTTTCTTACCGTCAAATTATTCCGTGAAGAGTTATATATCATGTTCACGTCTCACTTGATTTCTATATTCCAAATATTTGTAAGAGGTTCCGTACTTAGATCAACCAAATTAAATAGGATGACAACATGCATGATCAAAAAACCTTTCACCAAAGGCACAATATGGTGCCTTGTCATTCCTTTGTTTATCAACTCAATCTCACGGTAGAATTAATTTTGACAACTTTAAGCACATGCGGCTATGTACATATACACGACCTAACCCTGCTGCTAACGTAGCAAAATACCCCCATTCCAGCTACATGTGGTATCTAATTTCTTTGGCCATGGAGAATTTTAGCACTAAATAAAAGTTTTTTCTGAAGATGTGAATTTTTTTAACGATAATTCTGCTCCCGGCGCACGGGAGCTCTCCAGGCGGCACGGCATGGTGTTTGAGCAAGGGGCGGGCGCGATCGCGGCAGGCGGCGCGTAGCTGCAGAGCTGGTCCATGTGGGTGCGGCGGTGAGGTCGGCGGGTGGTGGTGGAGTGTGCGGCCGGGAAGAACACCTCCGCGTGCTGGCTCGACCGAGCCCAGATCAGGCCCTCGCGTCCTAGATCAGGCCCAAACCGCGTCGGCCCGCACCTCCAGCCGCACGCCGCCTCGCACCACCGGTCGCCGACCTCACCGCCGCGCCCACCTGGACCGGCTCGCAGCTacgcgccacccgccgccgctgcagccgccGCGCCCACCTGGACCAGCTCCGCAGCCTACGCGCCACCCGCCGCCTGCAGCCGCCGCGCCCGCCCCTTGCTCAAACGCCATGCCGCGCCGCTTGGAGAGCTCCCGTGCGCCAGGAGGAGAAAtgtgccccgccgccacctccctgGGGTGCGCATGGCTTCACCGATGGCCCCTCCGACGGCGGCGATGCAGGGGAGGGCGGTGGGAGGCCGCaggtgcggcggcggctagggtttccccatgtcgccagaggagggcgacgcggggggtggggtggggtgtTTGTTGGTGCGCAGTATATAATTTCTTTGTTATTTCAGAATAATTTCTTTGTTATTTCAGATGCAGGGTGCGCGCTGTATAACTTCAGTCAAGGCACTTGAAGAGCAATTAAGCAAAGTTAGATGGCTAGCTCGATTGTGTACAACTTGGTTCACAGTTGATTCACGGCGGGCGCACTACAGCGCACCGTATCttttacggttttgctatgtctcagtcaactgagaatttCTTAATTCTCAGTCACCCACAAAAATgaacttgagttgcacttttctgttaaaaaagtgcaattgcacttttctactaGAAAAGTGCAAGTGATCCGAGTTGCACATTTTtttaaactgcagttgcacttttctgaggtgactgagacttaagaaaatctcagttgactgagacataggcacaccctatCTTTTATGCCTGCGCGTGTCGGTCGGACCGGCAACCTGATTTGTACATCGACCGGATCGGTTTTGCGCGAGGATGAGGGACAAGTGGATCTGGGTTCACGAGAGTTGGGCAGCTTCCGATCAAGTTAGGAAACCCTCGCTATTCGCATGATCCAGATGAGACGCAGTCCCTTACTTAAAATTCAGACAATTCAGTCCGTTAGACACGGCACGGATTGCCTTAACTGAACGTCGCAATGGTTTGCCGTGGAGTCCACCCAATTGGCGTTCATAACTGCCCCGATCTCTACTCCTATATAAGATCAATAAGCTTGACTCACAAGTCACAAACCAGAAAGCAACCAACAATTCATTGTAGCAGCAACCAAAGAAAAGAGGCTCGTTATACTTCAAGAGTGTCAAGTATCTAAGATGGCAGCTGCAAGAGCTCTAGCCACCATGGCAGTCTTCCTCCTGGTGGCACTCTCCACATCCCACATTGCGTCATCCCTTCGCCCGGGGCTCGGCGTCTGCCATGCGAGTGGCTACCTCCCAGGAAAAGCAGGTCATTGTGAGCAGAGCAACGATCCGGACTGCTGCGAGGACGGTAAGAGGTATCCACAGTACCACTGCTCGCCTCCGGTCACCGCGAGCACGAAGGCTGTCCTAACTCTCAACAGCTTCGAGAAGGGCAAGGATGGCGGTGGCCCGTCAGAGTGTGACAATGCCTACCATAGCgatgaggagatggtggtggcgcTCTCCACTGGTTGGTTCAAGAACAAGGGCCGTTGTGGGCACCGCATCAAGGTCACGGCGAATGGTAAATCTGT contains the following coding sequences:
- the LOC124691203 gene encoding putative methylesterase 14, chloroplastic, which produces MGNAFASCMSGKQHRGAALASRSKRMGSARTPRGGAAKLTPAEEEMLHRQALAMAIHQHLDAGGSMSRRIDAGGASMSRRIGPGNTSSRRHGNLPDSVTNAKTVQVVLENLETKKIVLVHGEGFGAWCWYKTISLLEEAGLDPVALDLAGSGIDHTDANSIATLEEYSKPLIDYLRELPENEKVVLVGHSCGGASVSYALEHCPEKISKAVFLTATMVKDSQKPFDVFSEELASADVFLQESQFLLYGNGKDKPPTGLRFDKQQIKGLYFNQSPSKDIALAAVSMRPIPLAPIMEKLALTAEKYGTVRRYFIQTLDDHMLSPDAQEKLVRENPPDGIFKIKGGDHCPFFSKPQSLHKILVEIAQIQAPATLLPGKAISEEVEENAEKS
- the LOC124655758 gene encoding putative ripening-related protein 5, whose amino-acid sequence is MAAARALATMAVFLLVALSTSHIASSLRPGLGVCHASGYLPGKAGHCEQSNDPDCCEDGKRYPQYHCSPPVTASTKAVLTLNSFEKGKDGGGPSECDNAYHSDEEMVVALSTGWFKNKGRCGHRIKVTANGKSVYAKVVDECDSVYGCDDEHNYEPPCANNIVDASPAVWNALGLDQNVGMEGITWSDSDN